Proteins encoded together in one Polaribacter reichenbachii window:
- a CDS encoding tetratricopeptide repeat protein, whose amino-acid sequence MSLFFMLISVNVLSQDSIPEKEDLTEEAELKFQHYFFKALSEKSIGNHQKAIENLENCNQILTNDVAVFFEFSKNYLLLNNTLLAKEYINRALAKDENNLWMLKHLVKINQEEKNYTEAIENQKKIIEINPKEKEFLVRLYLYDRQYQKAFSLMNSLEKDNMLSARLRRIKYTLENTKLTENKVDNPTDITGLINQFKTDKSYKVLEQILNLSADKPSELLKFSEEGILLFPAQPFVYLMKAKALNYQKNYKNALSTLQNGIDFVIEDKMEVDFYNEFAKTYKGLGNVKEENKYLQKANKLKS is encoded by the coding sequence TTGTCTTTGTTCTTTATGCTAATTTCTGTGAATGTTTTATCGCAAGATAGTATTCCTGAAAAAGAAGATTTAACAGAAGAAGCAGAATTAAAGTTTCAGCATTATTTTTTTAAAGCATTATCAGAAAAATCAATTGGTAATCATCAAAAAGCCATAGAAAATCTAGAAAATTGTAATCAGATTTTAACAAATGATGTAGCTGTTTTTTTTGAATTTTCTAAGAATTATTTATTGCTTAACAATACCTTATTAGCTAAAGAATATATTAATAGAGCCTTAGCTAAAGATGAAAATAACCTTTGGATGTTAAAGCATTTGGTTAAAATAAATCAAGAGGAAAAAAACTATACTGAAGCCATAGAAAATCAAAAGAAAATTATTGAGATAAATCCAAAAGAAAAAGAGTTTTTAGTAAGGCTTTATTTGTATGATAGACAATATCAAAAAGCATTCTCTTTAATGAATTCTTTAGAAAAGGATAATATGTTATCAGCTAGATTAAGAAGGATTAAATATACTCTAGAGAATACAAAATTAACCGAAAATAAAGTTGATAACCCTACAGATATTACAGGTTTAATTAATCAATTTAAAACGGATAAATCGTATAAAGTTTTAGAACAGATTTTGAATTTATCTGCGGATAAACCATCAGAATTATTAAAGTTTAGTGAAGAAGGTATTTTACTTTTCCCTGCACAACCTTTTGTGTATTTAATGAAAGCTAAGGCATTAAATTATCAGAAAAACTATAAAAATGCGTTATCTACTTTACAAAATGGTATCGATTTTGTAATAGAAGATAAAATGGAAGTAGATTTTTATAATGAATTTGCAAAAACCTATAAAGGTTTAGGCAATGTAAAAGAAGAAAATAAATACTTGCAAAAAGCAAATAAATTGAAGAGTTAA
- a CDS encoding sugar phosphate nucleotidyltransferase yields MKIIVPMAGIGSRLRPHTLTVPKPLTVIAGKPIVQRLVEDIASVIDEEIEEIAFVIGSRAKGFPADTEEKLLKIAEELGAKGSVYVQEVALGTAHAIYCAKESLSGPCVVAYADTLFKADFKLDVNADGAIWVSQVENPSAFGVVKLQEGVITDFTEKPKEFVSDLAIIGIYYFKSGEKVLKEIQHLIDNDLKENGEYQLTNVLESLKQQGAKFIPGTVNAWMDCGKKDPTVDTNKQTLSFEHEAGNNLVSEDVVLQNSEIIQPCFIGENVVLRDSKIGPYVSIGANSLVNNSTIVNSLIQTNVDISNANLDNAMIGNHAKYNGEFTSVSIGDYTELT; encoded by the coding sequence ATGAAGATTATTGTCCCTATGGCTGGTATTGGCTCTCGTTTAAGACCTCATACTTTAACAGTTCCAAAACCGCTAACAGTAATAGCTGGTAAACCTATTGTACAAAGATTAGTAGAAGATATTGCATCTGTAATAGATGAGGAAATAGAAGAAATTGCATTTGTAATTGGTAGTAGAGCTAAAGGTTTTCCTGCAGATACAGAAGAAAAATTATTAAAAATTGCTGAAGAATTAGGTGCTAAGGGTTCTGTTTACGTACAAGAAGTTGCTTTAGGTACTGCACACGCTATTTATTGTGCAAAAGAATCTCTAAGCGGGCCTTGTGTGGTAGCTTATGCAGATACTTTATTTAAAGCAGATTTTAAATTAGATGTAAATGCAGATGGAGCAATTTGGGTTAGTCAAGTAGAAAATCCTAGTGCATTTGGAGTGGTTAAATTACAAGAAGGTGTAATTACAGACTTTACAGAAAAACCTAAAGAATTTGTGTCTGATTTAGCAATAATTGGTATTTATTATTTTAAAAGTGGAGAGAAAGTTTTAAAAGAAATTCAGCATTTAATAGATAATGATTTAAAAGAAAATGGCGAATATCAATTAACCAATGTTTTAGAATCTTTAAAACAACAAGGTGCTAAATTTATACCTGGAACTGTAAATGCTTGGATGGATTGTGGTAAAAAAGACCCTACTGTCGATACTAATAAACAAACACTTTCTTTTGAGCACGAAGCTGGTAATAATTTAGTTTCTGAGGATGTGGTTTTACAAAATTCAGAAATTATACAACCTTGTTTTATTGGCGAAAATGTAGTTTTAAGAGATTCTAAAATAGGACCTTATGTTTCTATTGGTGCTAATAGTTTGGTGAATAATTCTACGATTGTAAATTCTTTAATTCAAACAAATGTAGATATTTCTAATGCTAATTTAGATAATGCAATGATTGGTAATCATGCGAAATATAATGGCGAATTTACCTCTGTAAGCATTGGTGATTATACAGAGTTAACATAA
- a CDS encoding ABC-F family ATP-binding cassette domain-containing protein — MNYLSVENISKSYGERVLFQDISFGISKDQKIAFVAKNGTGKTSILNIIAGLDTADEGQVVSRKDISIAYLAQSDDLNPDLTIEETIFATDNKILSIVNQYEKALKNPEEAEAYQTAFDLMDQYNAWDFETQYRQILSKLKLDDLTQKISSLSGGQKKRLSLAIVLISKPDLLILDEPTNHLDLEMIEWLESFFAKEKITLFMVTHDRYFLERVCDEILELDEGKIYKYKGNYSYYLQNKEERLALEATNLSKAKSLFKKELDWMRKQPKARTTKSKSRTDDFYAIKEKAHQRRKDHSVQLEINMERLGSKILELHKLHKSFGDKVILDGFDYVFKRGERIGIIGKNGTGKSSFLNIITQKSPVDAGKVVIGETIKFGYYTQAGINVKEGQKVIEVIKEFGEYIPLSKGRKISASQLLERFLFDKKKQYDFVEKLSGGEQKRLYLCAVLIQNPNFLILDEPTNDLDVVTLNVLENFLLDYPGNLLVVSHDRYFMDKIVDALFVFRGDGVVENFPGNYSDFRAYDNSTEKEVEKEKHVVKKVEKKTTKSSLSFNEKREFGALEAEIERLQKRKETIEQQFVNVEIAADDIQKKSEELQETIYALEQKEERWLELSMKLED; from the coding sequence GTGAATTACCTTTCTGTAGAAAATATTTCTAAATCTTATGGAGAACGTGTTTTGTTTCAAGACATTTCTTTTGGAATTAGTAAAGATCAAAAAATAGCATTTGTTGCCAAAAACGGAACTGGTAAAACATCCATCCTAAATATTATTGCTGGTTTAGATACTGCTGATGAAGGCCAAGTGGTTAGCAGAAAAGATATTTCTATTGCTTATTTAGCACAAAGTGATGATTTAAATCCTGATTTAACGATTGAAGAAACCATTTTTGCTACAGATAATAAAATTCTTTCTATTGTTAATCAATACGAAAAAGCATTAAAAAATCCAGAAGAAGCAGAAGCTTATCAAACAGCTTTTGATTTAATGGATCAATACAATGCCTGGGATTTTGAAACACAATACAGACAAATTTTATCTAAATTAAAATTAGACGATTTAACCCAGAAAATTTCATCGCTTTCTGGAGGACAGAAAAAACGTCTTTCTCTTGCTATTGTTTTAATTAGCAAACCAGATTTATTAATTTTAGATGAGCCAACAAATCATTTAGATTTAGAAATGATTGAATGGCTAGAATCATTTTTTGCAAAAGAAAAGATTACCCTTTTTATGGTTACTCACGATCGTTATTTCCTAGAACGTGTATGTGATGAAATTTTAGAATTAGACGAAGGTAAAATCTACAAATACAAAGGTAATTACTCTTATTATCTTCAAAATAAAGAAGAACGTTTAGCTTTAGAAGCTACCAATTTAAGCAAAGCCAAAAGTCTGTTTAAAAAAGAATTAGACTGGATGCGTAAACAGCCAAAAGCAAGAACTACAAAATCGAAATCTAGAACTGATGATTTTTATGCTATTAAAGAGAAAGCACATCAACGTAGAAAAGACCATTCTGTTCAATTAGAAATAAATATGGAACGTTTAGGTAGCAAAATTCTTGAACTCCATAAATTACACAAATCTTTTGGTGATAAAGTAATTTTAGATGGTTTCGATTACGTTTTTAAACGTGGAGAACGCATAGGAATTATTGGTAAAAACGGAACAGGGAAATCTTCTTTTTTAAATATTATAACACAAAAAAGTCCTGTTGATGCTGGTAAAGTGGTTATTGGTGAAACTATTAAGTTTGGTTATTATACGCAAGCAGGAATCAATGTAAAAGAAGGCCAAAAAGTTATTGAAGTAATCAAAGAATTTGGTGAATACATTCCTTTATCAAAAGGAAGAAAAATTTCTGCCTCACAACTTTTAGAACGTTTTTTGTTTGATAAAAAGAAACAATACGATTTTGTAGAAAAACTTTCAGGTGGTGAGCAAAAGCGTTTGTATTTGTGTGCTGTTTTAATTCAAAATCCTAATTTTTTAATTCTAGATGAGCCTACAAATGATTTAGATGTTGTTACTTTAAATGTACTTGAAAACTTTTTATTAGATTATCCTGGAAATTTATTGGTGGTTTCTCACGACCGTTATTTTATGGATAAAATTGTTGATGCTTTATTCGTTTTTAGAGGTGATGGAGTTGTAGAAAACTTTCCTGGTAATTATTCAGATTTTAGAGCTTATGATAATTCTACAGAAAAAGAGGTTGAAAAGGAAAAACATGTTGTGAAAAAAGTAGAAAAGAAAACGACAAAGAGCAGCTTGAGTTTTAACGAAAAAAGAGAGTTTGGCGCTTTAGAAGCAGAAATAGAACGTTTACAAAAAAGAAAAGAAACCATAGAACAACAATTTGTAAATGTAGAGATTGCTGCGGATGATATTCAAAAAAAATCTGAAGAGTTACAAGAAACTATTTATGCTTTAGAACAAAAAGAAGAGCGTTGGTTAGAACTTTCTATGAAGTTAGAAGATTAA
- a CDS encoding 3'-5' exonuclease, translating to MNLTFKLNNILFLDIETVPQEESWENVPLSTQALFAKKTQYQRKEEFTAKEFYDRAGIWAEFGKIICISVGYFVDVENEKQLRVTSFYGDDEHKILTDFKVLLDKHFAKKSNILCAHNGKEFDFPFIARRMIVHQIELPKKLNLFGKKPWEVAHLDTLELWKFGDYKHYTSLKLLTSILGIPSPKDDIDGSEVAKVYYQEKDIERIVRYCEKDTVAVAQILLRFNNEDLVKDENIVSVD from the coding sequence ATGAATCTTACTTTTAAGTTAAATAATATCTTGTTTTTAGATATTGAAACAGTTCCTCAAGAAGAAAGTTGGGAAAATGTACCCCTATCAACTCAAGCGCTTTTTGCAAAGAAAACTCAATATCAACGTAAAGAAGAATTTACTGCTAAAGAGTTTTATGATAGAGCAGGTATTTGGGCTGAATTCGGCAAAATAATCTGTATTTCTGTTGGTTATTTTGTAGATGTAGAAAATGAGAAACAACTAAGAGTTACTTCTTTTTACGGTGATGATGAGCATAAAATTCTAACTGATTTTAAGGTTTTATTAGATAAACATTTTGCTAAAAAATCGAATATTTTATGCGCTCATAATGGTAAGGAATTCGATTTTCCGTTTATTGCCAGACGAATGATAGTACATCAAATTGAATTGCCTAAAAAACTCAATTTATTTGGTAAAAAGCCTTGGGAAGTAGCGCATTTAGATACTTTAGAATTATGGAAATTTGGCGATTACAAACATTATACATCTTTAAAATTACTCACCTCAATTTTAGGAATACCATCTCCAAAAGATGATATTGATGGCAGTGAAGTTGCTAAAGTATATTATCAAGAAAAAGATATTGAAAGAATAGTAAGGTATTGTGAAAAAGACACTGTTGCAGTAGCACAAATATTATTACGCTTCAATAATGAAGATTTAGTAAAAGATGAAAATATTGTTAGTGTAGATTAA
- a CDS encoding T9SS type A sorting domain-containing protein, with amino-acid sequence MKKNYFFALLMLTISLSGFGQSIIITSIIDGKAPSDGCSGSTGSSSPKAIELYVSGTINFAGHKFEAEANGSSSGESWSSEDISSLGTRTDEFVYIVVLGESTLYGMYSGATVTNTYVGGPSFNGNDAIRITDGTNVLDQFGDPSDVSGSSDHDNSWEYEDSFATRKSGSSSNSGSFDINNWVLPGRNYLDDKTSCAEMLAEINLGTYSTIASTTPTITVSGSTSSFDYFEGYGPSAEQSVIISGENLTDDINVTVPANFEVSLTSGSGFNSSATITQTGGVASATVYIRLAAGLSVNTYSGDAIASSTGAVNNSGTLTGIVSPADPQFSYTAYLDDFNYLISDGTTSEEQSFTVEGLFLLGDLKVTAPSNFEVSLTSGSGYDASVSLAHTSGTIAETTVYIRLKAGLSEGNYTGDITLTSITVDDKTIPVNGNVYGATSNSLVITGVYDGPLTGGTPKGVEIYVLKDIADLSVYGISSVTNGQGSTAGNVEFYFPDDAVTAGAFIYVSTEETKFKEFFGMNPTYTTGVMGINGDDAIELYENGQIIDVYGDVDNDFSGEAYDYLDGWAYRKSGTSLEGTTFTSANWTYSGVNGLEGGTNNATATKPFPLGTYNVTASVSKNQIEGFATYPNPITNNRFTITTNSTDKKQVAIFNVIGKQVLSTSFAATKSNIDVSSIASGLYILKVTEGTKTATSKLVIK; translated from the coding sequence ATGAAAAAAAATTACTTTTTTGCCTTACTAATGCTTACTATAAGTTTGTCTGGTTTTGGCCAATCAATAATTATAACCTCAATTATTGATGGTAAAGCACCTTCAGATGGATGTTCAGGTAGCACGGGTTCTTCTAGCCCTAAAGCAATAGAATTATATGTTAGCGGTACCATCAATTTTGCTGGACACAAATTTGAGGCAGAAGCAAATGGGTCTTCTTCTGGAGAAAGTTGGAGTTCTGAAGATATATCTAGTTTAGGTACAAGAACAGATGAGTTTGTTTATATAGTGGTTTTGGGAGAAAGTACATTGTACGGAATGTATTCAGGGGCAACTGTAACTAATACTTATGTTGGTGGTCCTTCTTTTAACGGAAATGATGCAATTAGAATTACTGATGGAACAAATGTTTTAGATCAATTTGGTGATCCTTCAGATGTTTCTGGTAGCTCAGATCACGATAATTCTTGGGAATATGAAGATTCGTTTGCTACAAGAAAAAGCGGAAGTTCTTCAAATTCTGGTTCTTTCGATATTAATAATTGGGTTTTACCAGGTAGAAATTATTTAGATGATAAAACTAGTTGTGCTGAAATGCTAGCTGAAATTAATTTAGGTACATATTCTACCATAGCATCTACAACCCCTACAATTACAGTTTCTGGATCAACTTCTAGTTTTGATTATTTTGAAGGGTATGGACCGTCTGCAGAACAATCAGTTATTATTTCAGGAGAAAATTTAACTGATGATATAAATGTAACAGTTCCTGCAAATTTTGAAGTTTCATTAACTTCAGGAAGTGGTTTTAATAGTTCAGCTACCATTACTCAAACAGGAGGTGTAGCTTCTGCAACTGTATATATTAGGTTAGCAGCTGGGTTAAGTGTAAATACATATTCAGGAGATGCAATAGCTTCTTCTACTGGTGCAGTTAATAATTCTGGAACTTTAACAGGTATTGTGAGTCCAGCTGATCCACAGTTTTCATACACTGCTTATTTAGATGATTTTAACTACTTAATTAGTGATGGTACAACATCAGAAGAACAAAGTTTTACCGTTGAGGGTTTGTTTCTATTAGGAGATTTAAAAGTTACTGCTCCTTCAAATTTTGAAGTGTCATTAACTTCAGGTTCTGGTTATGATGCTTCTGTTAGTTTAGCTCATACTTCAGGAACTATTGCAGAAACTACAGTTTATATTCGTTTAAAAGCTGGTTTATCTGAAGGTAATTATACAGGTGATATTACTTTAACTTCTATAACTGTAGATGATAAAACTATTCCTGTAAATGGTAATGTTTATGGAGCAACTTCTAACAGTTTGGTGATAACTGGTGTTTATGATGGTCCTTTAACAGGTGGTACACCAAAAGGTGTTGAAATATATGTTTTAAAAGATATTGCAGATTTAAGTGTTTATGGTATTAGTTCTGTAACAAATGGTCAAGGTTCAACTGCTGGTAATGTGGAATTTTATTTTCCAGATGATGCAGTAACTGCAGGTGCTTTTATATATGTATCTACTGAAGAAACTAAGTTTAAGGAGTTTTTTGGGATGAATCCTACTTACACAACAGGAGTTATGGGAATAAATGGTGATGATGCAATTGAATTGTATGAAAATGGACAAATTATTGATGTTTATGGTGATGTTGATAACGATTTTTCAGGAGAAGCATATGATTATTTAGATGGTTGGGCTTATAGAAAATCTGGTACAAGTTTAGAGGGTACTACTTTTACATCAGCGAATTGGACATATAGTGGTGTTAATGGCTTAGAAGGAGGTACAAATAATGCAACTGCAACTAAACCCTTTCCTTTAGGTACATACAACGTAACAGCTTCAGTTTCTAAAAATCAAATAGAAGGTTTTGCAACATATCCAAACCCTATAACAAACAATAGATTTACGATAACTACAAATAGTACAGATAAAAAACAAGTAGCTATTTTTAATGTTATAGGTAAACAAGTATTATCTACTAGCTTTGCTGCTACTAAATCTAATATTGATGTTTCTTCAATAGCATCTGGTTTATACATTTTAAAAGTTACAGAAGGTACAAAAACAGCAACTTCTAAATTAGTAATTAAGTAA
- a CDS encoding response regulator — MNKNDIKILLVDDEPDIIEIIGYNLKSEGYQIFTAENGQEAIKSAKKNMPHLILLDIMMPEMDGIEACEKIRKIKSLENVIIAFLTARGEDYSQVAGFEAGADDYITKPIKPKVLVSKIKSLLRRLKTESESEDSLKLGDIIIDRDEYVVYKSGKKIALPRKEFELFSLLTSKPGKVFKREVILDTVWGNEVVVGGRTIDVHIRKLREKIGDDHFKTVKGVGYKFVLLEGEQ; from the coding sequence ATGAATAAAAACGATATTAAAATTTTATTAGTTGATGATGAGCCAGATATCATCGAGATTATTGGTTATAATCTTAAGAGCGAAGGCTATCAAATTTTTACTGCAGAAAACGGCCAAGAAGCTATTAAATCTGCAAAGAAGAATATGCCTCACCTAATATTATTAGATATTATGATGCCAGAAATGGATGGTATTGAAGCTTGTGAAAAAATTAGAAAAATTAAATCTTTAGAAAATGTAATTATTGCTTTTTTAACTGCAAGAGGAGAGGATTACTCTCAAGTTGCAGGTTTTGAAGCTGGTGCAGACGACTATATTACAAAACCTATAAAACCAAAAGTTCTAGTAAGTAAGATTAAATCTTTACTTAGAAGACTTAAAACTGAATCTGAAAGTGAAGATTCTCTTAAACTTGGCGATATTATTATAGATAGAGATGAATATGTTGTGTATAAGTCTGGTAAAAAAATTGCACTGCCAAGAAAAGAGTTTGAACTATTTTCACTTTTAACATCGAAACCAGGAAAAGTATTTAAAAGAGAAGTTATTTTAGATACAGTTTGGGGAAACGAAGTTGTTGTTGGTGGTAGAACTATAGATGTACATATTCGTAAACTGAGAGAAAAAATTGGCGATGACCATTTTAAAACCGTAAAAGGTGTGGGGTATAAGTTTGTTTTACTAGAAGGTGAGCAATAA